A stretch of Planococcus citri chromosome 5, ihPlaCitr1.1, whole genome shotgun sequence DNA encodes these proteins:
- the LOC135846641 gene encoding uncharacterized protein LOC135846641 — translation MSQSKQQSSSFHEAEQFLSHSYSSEDEFVEKYRKFSQGNAKSKQLYLFVLIKLENSVVSGNIDTFKKYVKVINSVSDIENRETLETFYNDTQNPIKTTNLAILSCKYGRLEILKYVLGNGKLLENLSINVGKNVVTPGDKDESRHDAFYYAALSGNVELLDTLIKNWPRDYFSTRSEELDEILSKVYEELTLKNVSLSENMQVFVESQLINLRFFSNSSKQDPSSDDRVNFGDNSIRDRVDLVLEKIAFLKSEFSDVEKLDETFLFVARFIARNIHVLKRQLKFTYDRLPWEEIEFCLVSFVSSYVNRREINFFYRAILNKSKIIRYLGQFADKLEAEKSNIENERVNELADLPKLKRDQIVTDIIRNNPEFQDLYNDYRRIRDIHSLEKINEYLNLALSIDPEDRRGQLVIIRALQVIGEYLKNTLESPKLSSTTSEFLLLSLPENTRKIVFDLRNSLSHASSLLRRSEIEENADVSFFIGVQNDTKKMYDAIVDILRNRKMDMIRKLLQDIVDSESLHEFGEIVEAFGFIEVDQMSENSLKLTEHENLEKLINEMSDAISHQTYHEKNLFVRIRGIINAAENELRNTITDYNLEFAMLTSLLSSLRINVGHGLDSNHVRIQKFVIKTALQNFFPEETSSHSQKEIVELAMAIFHSAESRLQGDHLQRLMKSMLEIVHIAEFGINDIEWIANLREKLREKGAFTCAHEENQPSTTTKEKYQKQLTLKLSELKTVLKNDRVNGDESNEKTHRWKDKKFQAAVETLVLDILSILGESDNHLEENLLFLDGNSPLLVGKCLRNYLAHGNTLLDTLSDPSTAIILNAEKLVSENIAKSNRKIGKLVQHDPSNLKAKFDQDLVTVTNQCNMFTALERGDFEELKNCIAKGADIRAKSINSWSALHFASHGPSLEIVKFILDQNSDADVEDADGQNSLHVAAANGRKNIVEFFITKAGLSANSADHFRRTPLHFAAKNGHRDVVEVILLQNNDDTGNLTDLLGYAPLHYAVQRNHVEIAEILLEKFGNVDYQASAGFTPLHIAAESGRLEMVNFLLSCGANICAKHDKGATPLHLAAQNGHSEIVEALISKGADVNATNSEGGTPLHHAVELDRLEVVNILLKHGAAPSIAQKSHYGTPLHYAARDGREEIVETLLSYNADVNLVTDDGRSSPLHLAVRFGSLNVVTSLLKHGADIRAKDIDSRTPLHCAAESGCEEIAQLLIQNGAEIDSKADDNSTPLHVAALAGHKDVAAILMKNKAGVDTENKMGQTPLFLAARNGHVDICELLISQNKSVVDLKDEKGTTPLHAAARGGHENVVSFLVKSGACVNTRDKFGGTPLLEAILGNSKNVVKFLIENEAMVNTTTRSSQADTFALSPLIVAVVGGLEDIVEILVENKSDVNERTDSITPLIIAIKYNLKKIVQILITNGADVNDENSDPLLLAIRNNRTDILKILLENKANIDFKYGDGYSLLHFAVIEMCHKDIIEVLIENGIDVNGTTTLNVTPLYLASSRGHEEMAEILIRNKADVNIVNCVGTPLHIAAAKGHVNIVKLLLENGAEMLEDAEDRCLPLELAVSYSQLDAVKILLQHKPTDMNVKGNFNDWTLLHYASEKDNLEMVEYLVSKGCNIRAKSSSSEKPIHIAAREGLKDIVEFFLSKGLKVDGRGMQNKTVLHYASSKNGSQVVKFLISKGADVNVRDDVGITPLHEAVACGSKDAVAVVNILLDYGANVTHATNHGLTPLHTATWKRSTEIVNVLLQRISRNKLNEFVNAKTTSEGRTSLHIAAKNGSSDIVKSLLNHGAMYNVANKEGKTPIDLSTNQEITNLLKSIHKIFASVNKRGSVDVTSTRLKALKSDEFSAATNARNSEGNKLVQVAEANNQKNIVNVLSKMMKKTNQN, via the coding sequence ATGTCGCAGTCTAAGCAACAAAGCAGTTCTTTCCATGAAGCTGAGCAGTTTTTGTCGCATTCGTATTCATCTGAAGACGAGTTCGTGGAAAAATATAGGAAATTTTCCCAAGGAAACGCAAAATCTAAACAACTTTATCTCTTCGTTTTAATTAAACTAGAAAATTCGGTCGTATCAGGTAATATtgatactttcaaaaaatatgttaaagTTATCAATTCcgtcagcgatatcgaaaatcGAGAAACATTAGAGACTTTCTATAACGATACGCAAAATCCTATTAAAACTACTAATTTAGCGATCTTATCTTGCAAATATGGTAGGCTAGAAATACTGAAATATGTTCTCGGTAATGGTAAACTCTTAGAAAACCTCTctataaatgttggtaaaaatgtCGTTACGCCTGGCGATAAAGACGAATCACGTCACGACGCATTTTATTACGCTGCACTTTCTGGTAATGTCGAGCTTCTCGATACGCTCATCAAAAATTGGCCCCGCGATTATTTTTCTACTCGTTCTGAAGAACTGGACGAGATTCTTTCAAAAGTGTACGAGGAATTGACGTTGAAAAACGTGTCGTTGTCAGAGAATATGCAAGTTTTCGTCGAAAGCCAATTGATTAATCTTCGTTTTTTCTCGAATTCTTCTAAACAGGATCCAAGTAGCGATGACAGAGTCAATTTTGGTGATAATAGTATTAGAGATCGAGTCGATTTAGTGCTAGaaaaaatcgcttttttgaAGTCAGAGTTTTCCGATgtcgaaaaattggatgaaacatttttattcgTCGCTAGGTTTATTGCTCGAAATATTCACGTGCTCAAACGTCAATTGAAATTCACCTACGATAGATTACCTTGGGAAGAAATCGAATTTTGTTTAGTTTCTTTCGTTTCTTCTTACGTCAATCGGcgagaaattaatttcttttatcGCGCGATTTTAAATAAGAGCAAAATAATTCGCTATTTGGGGCAGTTCGCTGACAAACTCGAAGCTGAAAAatcgaatattgaaaatgaacgcGTTAATGAGCTAGCCGATCTTCCGAAGCTGAAACGCGATCAAATTGTTACCGATATCATTCGAAATAATCCCGAATTTCAAGATTTGTACAACGATTATCGACGTATCCGAGATATTCATTCTTTGGAGAAAATAAACGAGTATTTAAACCTCGCTTTATCCATCGATCCTGAAGATAGACGAGGCCAATTAGTTATTATTCGTGCTTTGCAAGTCATCGGcgagtatttaaaaaacacattggAATCTCCGAAGCTGTCTTCTACTACGAGCGAGTTTCTTCTTCTTTCATTGCCGGAAAATACCAGAAAAATCGTCTTCGATTTACGTAACTCACTGTCACACGCTTCTTCGCTACTTAGAAGAAGCGAAATCGAGGAAAATGCCGACGTCAGCTTTTTCATCGGCGTTCAGAATGAtacgaaaaaaatgtacgatGCTATTGTCGATATTCTCCGCAATAGAAAGATGGACATGATCCGGAAACTACTGCAGGATATTGTCGATAGTGAAAGTTTGCACGAATTTGGAGAAATCGTCGAAGCCTTCGGTTTCATCGAAGTGGATCAAATGAGCGAGAATAGTTTAAAATTAACGGAACACGAGAATTTGGAAAAACTCATCAACGAAATGAGTGATGCTATCTCTCACCAGACTTATCACGAAAAAAATCTCTTCGTTCGAATCAGAGGGATAATAAACGCTGCAGAAAACGAGTTACGAAACACCATAACTGATTACAACTTGGAATTCGCAATGTTGACCAGTCTTCTGAGTTCCTTGCGAATAAATGTTGGCCATGGTCTCGATAGCAATCACGTTAGGATacaaaaattcgtaattaaaaccgcattgcagaattttttcccCGAAGAAACGTCATCACACAGTCAGAAAGAAATCGTCGAATTAGCTATGGCTATTTTTCATAGCGCCGAATCGAGATTACAGGGTGATCATCTACAAAGGCTAATGAAATCCATGCTTGAAATCGTTCATATTGCCGAATTCGGAATAAATGACATCGAATGGATCGcgaatttgagagaaaaattacGTGAGAAAGGTGCCTTTACTTGTGCACATGAAGAAAACCAGCCTTCCACGACCACgaaagaaaaataccaaaaacagCTTACACTGAAATTGTCCGAGttgaaaacagttttgaaaaatgatcgagtaAATGGCGatgaatcgaatgaaaaaactCATCGTTGGAAGgataaaaaattccaagctgCGGTAGAAACGTTGGTTCTGGACATCTTGTCGATTTTAGGCGAATCCGATAATCATCTGGAAGAAAACCTGCTCTTCTTGGATGGAAATAGTCCACTGCTGGTTGGAAAATGCCTACGTAATTATTTAGCCCATGGTAATACCTTACTCGATACATTGTCCGATCCATCTACAGCAATAATCCTAAACGCCGAAAAACTCGTTTCTGAAAATATTGCCAAAAGTAATAGAAAGATTGGCAAATTAGTCCAACATGATCCTTCCAATTTGAAGGCTAAATTCGATCAAGATCTCGTCACCGTTACAAATCAATGTAATATGTTCACCGCGTTAGAACGAggtgattttgaagaattgaagaattgTATCGCCAAAGGCGCCGATATTCGTGCTAAAAGTATCAATTCGTGGTCCGCGTTGCATTTCGCTTCTCACGGACCTAGtctcgaaattgtgaaatttattcTCGACCAGAATTCAGACGCCGATGTTGAAGATGCGGATGGCCAAAATTCACTCCACGTCGCTGCTGCTAATGGAAGAAAAAATATcgtcgaatttttcatcacgaaaGCGGGCCTTTCTGCCAACTCTGCCGATCATTTTCGAAGAACACCCCTACACTTCGCAGCTAAAAATGGTCACAGGGATGTCGTTGAAGTAATACTGCTGCAAAATAACGACGATACGGGTAATCTGACCGATCTATTGGGTTATGCTCCGTTGCACTATGCTGTGCAACGCAATCACGTTGAAATCGCCGAAATTCTGCTGGAAAAATTTGGGAACGTCGACTACCAGGCTTCGGCTGGCTTTACACCTCTACATATAGCTGCAGAAAGTGGTAGACTAGAGATGGTCAACTTTTTGCTCAGTTGCGGGGCAAATATTTGCGCAAAACACGATAAAGGAGCTACACCTTTGCATCTAGCAGCTCAAAATGGCCATTCAGAAATCGTGGAAGCTCTAATTTCAAAAGGAGCCGATGTCAACGCTACAAATTCAGAAGGTGGTACCCCTTTACACCACGCAGTTGAACTCGATCGTCTCGAGGTAGTCAATATTCTATTGAAACACGGAGCTGCCCCTAGTATCGCTCAAAAATCTCATTATGGAACCCCTTTGCACTACGCTGCCAGAGACGGACGCGAAGAAATTGTTGAAACGCTACTTTCTTACAATGCAGATGTCAATCTTGTCACCGATGATGGACGTTCATCTCCATTGCATTTGGCAGTACGGTTTGGCAGCTTGAATGTCGTCACTTCCCTTCTGAAACATGGCGCAGATATTCGTGCCAAAGATATCGATTCTCGGACACCATTGCACTGTGCAGCTGAAAGTGGCTGTGAAGAAATCGCTCAACTTCTCATACAAAATGGGGCGGAAATCGATTCTAAAGCTGATGATAATTCAACACCGCTACACGTGGCCGCTCTTGCTGGACACAAAGACGTCGCTGctatcttgatgaaaaataaagccGGAGTTGATACCGAAAACAAGATGGGTCAGACGCCACTTTTTCTCGCTGCTAGGAATGGCCACGTGGATATCTGCGAGCTCCTTATTTCCCAAAATAAATCCGTCGTTgatttaaaagatgaaaagggTACGACACCTTTGCATGCAGCTGCTCGCGGTGGTCATGAAAATGTTGTTAGTTTTCTCGTAAAAAGTGGAGCTTGTGTGAATACCAGAGATAAATTTGGTGGTACGCCTTTACTCGAAGCTATACTCGGCAATAGCAAAAATGTGGTCAAGtttttaatagaaaatgaaGCGATGGTCAATACCACCACACGCAGTTCTCAAGCGGACACTTTTGCTTTATCACCACTGATCGTGGCTGTTGTAGGTGGTCTCGAAGATATTGTCGAgattttagttgaaaataagTCCGATGTTAACGAGAGAACCGATAGCATAACGCCTTTGATAATTGCTATAAAATATAACTtgaagaaaattgttcaaattttgataacgaACGGAGCCGACGTCAATGACGAGAATAGCGATCCTTTACTTCTGGCGATACGTAATAATCGTACGgatatattgaaaattttactcgaaaataaAGCTAATATCGATTTCAAATACGGCGATGGTTATTCGTTGTTACATTTTGCTGTTATCGAAATGTGTCATAAGGATATAATTGAAGTTCTGATAGAGAATGGAATCGATGTGAATGGCACGACTACTTTAAATGTTACACCATTGTACCTTGCATCGAGTCGAGGTCACGAAGAAATGGcggaaattttgattagaaaCAAAGCCGACGTTAATATCGTTAATTGTGTTGGTACTCCATTGCATATTGCTGCTGCGAAAGGTCACGTGAATATCGTTAAACTTCTATTGGAAAATGGAGCGGAAATGTTGGAAGATGCTGAAGACAGATGTCTTCCTTTGGAATTGGCAGTCTCATATAGCCAATTGGATGCGGTTAAAATCTTACTACAGCATAAACCAACGGATATGAACGTTAAAGGTAATTTTAATGATTGGACATTACTCCATTATGCTTCGGAAAAAGATAACCTAGAAATGGTAGAATATCTCGTAAGCAAAGGATGCAACATTCGTGCCAAAAGTAGCTCCAGCGAGAAACCAATTCACATCGCAGCTAGAGAAGGTCTCAAAGACATTGTCGAGTTCTTTCTGAGTAAAGGATTAAAAGTTGACGGACGTGGTATGCAGAACAAAACAGTACTACATTATGCCTCGAGCAAAAATGGATCGCAAGTTGTCAAATTCTTGATATCCAAGGGTGCTGATGTCAATGTTAGAGACGACGTAGGCATAACCCCGCTCCACGAGGCCGTTGCGTGTGGTTCTAAAGACGCAGTTGCTGTTGTCAACATTTTACTCGATTACGGTGCAAATGTCACTCACGCTACGAATCACGGTCTTACGCCTTTACATACAGCAACCTGGAAACGTAGTACCGAAATTGTCAACGTATTGCTGCAACGTATCAGTCGCAATAAATTAAACGAATTCGTCAACGCTAAAACTACATCCGAAGGTAGGACATCTCTTCACATTGCTGCCAAAAATGGTTCCTCGGATATCGTAAAATCCTTGCTAAATCACGGTGCCATGTACAACGTCGCCAACAAAGAAGGCAAAACTCCAATCGACCTTTCTACGAATCAAGAAATCACCAACTTACTTAAATCGATCCACAAAATATTCGCTAGCGTCAACAAACGAGGTAGTGTTGATGTTACCAGTACGAGGTTGAAGGCTTTGAAGTCTGACGAGTTTTCTGCTGCGACGAATGCTCGCAATTCTGAAGGCAATAAATTGGTACAAGTTGCCGAAGCGAATAACCAAAAGAATATCGTCAACGTGTTGTcgaagatgatgaaaaaaactaatcagaATTAG